Part of the Fimbriimonadia bacterium genome, GCTCGTGTACCGCTTGGCCGACTCGATGTCCGGGAAGTCGCCGGCGAGTGCCTCGGCGAACTCCTCTTCGGTCACGTCCTCACAGAAACACAACATCGCGCCAGGCACAGGGCCCTGCACCCGATATTCCCCGTTCTTCGAAGGGGCGGGCGTCCACGAAGGGATCTCGCCCTCCAGCGTCCGCGCCACCGCGGCACCCGTCTCGGCACCTCGGCGTACGGCCTCGGCGTAACCGCAGCTACCCGCTGCTTCCCCCGTCACGAACACGTCGGGGCGCGAGGAAACGCCGCCTTCTCCTAGCAGCGCCACTGCGGCCCCTCGCTCATCTACACCCATGCACAGCCCCGTCTGATACTGCAGCTCGTACGTTGGGATAGATCCGCAGGTGATAAACGCCTCCTCGGGTGAGGGCCGCCTCAGTACAGGCTCCGCCTCGCTGTACACGCCGAGTCGGCTCAGCACCTCGGCAAAGGCTTCCGCGCCCTCGCCGGCGACCACGCAGCGCGGTGCGGGCGTCACTCCCCACTCGACCAACAGCCGCAGGATAGCCCGCTCTCCGAACACGCCGAATTTGTCGTTACCCTCGAACGGCGGTATGTAGTCGTAGCCGCCCGTAGCCAATACGAGTACTCGTGGCCGGAACTTCTCGATCCCCTCTGCGGTTGCGGCGGCAACCACCCCGGCATCGTAGGACACGACCATCCGCCGCAATCGAGTCTCGATCTTGTCGTGCGACGCCACTGCGGAGCAAAGCTCCGCCGAAAGCCGCATCCCATCGCCGCGAGGGTCGAACCTCGCATGCCCACCCAGTGCAAACTGGTCGTCCAGGATCACCACGCTCGAAGCTGCCCCGCAAACCGCCAGGGCGCACGACAATCCGGCGACCCCGCCACCCACAATCAGCACATCCACGTCCAGCGGCTTGCGCGCCGCCGGGAATGACTCCGGCTTCTCACTGCGCAGATCCGCCTTGCCATAGCCGCCCAACGAACGCACGAAACGGTAAATCAGCGGACGAAGCGTCAGGGGACGAATGAACATCCGGTAGTGAAAGCCGTGCGGCAGGTGCGCGACAACACCGCCCAAGGGTCGCAGCAGATCGAACTCAGAGCTGGGCCAGCCCGTCTGGCTCCGAACGTCCATTCCGCCCCGCAAAGGCTCCACGCAACATCGCACGTTCGGCCGGCCGTCTATGCTGACGATACATTGCCCGCAACGCCCGTTGGCACAGCGGACTCCCCGCGGGTGATGTAGCTTTGCGCTTCGGTGGAGGTACTCGATCCCATTAGCCAGCAGAGCCGCGGCCACGGGCTCACCTTCATACCCCTTGAGCGAGCGACCGTTGAACCGAAAACGAACTTCGGTTCGGCTACCCACGCTGTGGATTCGCTTTGGCATGGCAGTAATTGAATCCAGTATACATCGGGACCACG contains:
- a CDS encoding (2Fe-2S)-binding protein, which translates into the protein MPKRIHSVGSRTEVRFRFNGRSLKGYEGEPVAAALLANGIEYLHRSAKLHHPRGVRCANGRCGQCIVSIDGRPNVRCCVEPLRGGMDVRSQTGWPSSEFDLLRPLGGVVAHLPHGFHYRMFIRPLTLRPLIYRFVRSLGGYGKADLRSEKPESFPAARKPLDVDVLIVGGGVAGLSCALAVCGAASSVVILDDQFALGGHARFDPRGDGMRLSAELCSAVASHDKIETRLRRMVVSYDAGVVAAATAEGIEKFRPRVLVLATGGYDYIPPFEGNDKFGVFGERAILRLLVEWGVTPAPRCVVAGEGAEAFAEVLSRLGVYSEAEPVLRRPSPEEAFITCGSIPTYELQYQTGLCMGVDERGAAVALLGEGGVSSRPDVFVTGEAAGSCGYAEAVRRGAETGAAVARTLEGEIPSWTPAPSKNGEYRVQGPVPGAMLCFCEDVTEEEFAEALAGDFPDIESAKRYTSMSMGLCQGKYCLHRARELTAFVSGVPMDHVPMTTQRPPVVSVPLGVLAAQAEEKP